A segment of the Necator americanus strain Aroian chromosome IV, whole genome shotgun sequence genome:
GGTGAGACTCACACTGAACAtgttcattgaaattttcctcaGTGATCCTAGAGAATCCAGCAGCCTTGAATTCTAATTAGTTCAAGCTCCCTTTCCACTGCACAACTTCGTACTCGAGCTAACCGGTCCGGATTCTCACAACTTCACTTCGtattggtgagaaaaaaattcacaccGTCAAGAAAATATAACTATGTCCAACTTTATGACCAAAACGGTCATAATatctaaaaaagaagagtcGTTAGAACACAAAACGTTAAATCTTACGTCATCGCAAGTCGTTCGATTCTACGTCGCATAAGTTTTATGATGGTCAACACCTCTTAACATGAACATTAAGAAAAAGCCCAGATCTTGTGACATCCAAAGCGATTTCGGTGCAAGATAAGTGGGAAGGAAATGCTGCGTATTTGAATTACCGGCTCGCAGCAACTTTCTAGCACGCAgtaaggataaggataaagtttctggcgttaatcaatccgcctgggatgcgcccccacgttcacttcaactcaaaatcgtttgagtttcacgaacgtgtagctggcctatacaatgacttgcggtggctagccgatgtgtcaagtcagtgctttaatcctcccagacaagtctagtagcAATTTACAggaaagatgaaaggcttggtgagcactagggcggattcgaatctccggtcgatcgtgcagggagCGGGATCTCTAACCGccacaccacacccgcccacgCAGTATTGTATGGAATCGGAAATAGTGAATAAAGAAGATCCTATCTCTGTTCCCTTTCGATTAcgctttgaaatgttttttggaTGACTGCACATCGATTCAGTGCACCTTTAAGTTAAATATTCTTTGCTGATCCTTTATTGGAAATGTCCCGCCAAACTACCTGTGGCTTCTCTAAGCAAAAGAACATTGTTAGGGCTCTTATAGTATGCAATTTCGAGAAACCCAATCAAGGAGACGAAAATGTGTTCGGAAATCTAGATTTAGGCCTCAGAATAACATCTATAAAACAGTCGACGAtgcaatgaatgaaaaaagaaacaaataaaccaCATAGACCTCACAAATGTCAGTGAGATTTGAGGGTGAGGGAATCACTTGATTAGGATTTTGCTAAAAAGACCAAAGGAAGTAGTCACAAGAGCCGGAAATGATGGGATCGTAACAGTCAGAGTttcgtctgaaaaaaagacttctagCACTACTTTCGCCCCTGCTCTCATCGCCAGGCCTATTGTCTCAGAAAACTATGTCCTCGACCGCTGAAAAATGTGACATTAAAAGTGCAAATGTCACTGTGTTGATTTTAAACATTGTAGATAACGGCTAAAACGTTTCGAAGTCACGTTCACACGAAGCTACACGATGACACAATTCTTCGTGGAGCTGCATTGAGGCAATTATAAAAAGTTCGGTTCTCTGCAATTTATATGGCAGAAATAATTATTACACGGGTTCGTCAATCTATATCGGTTGTCATGCTCATTATACGGTGTTATTAGTTGGAACTAAGTGGGCATTCCATAGTTTCGAAGAGATGAACAGCACCAGTCAATATTCGTCGCCGAAAGAATGTCGTCGTGCATTTGTCAATTTAGGTTGGCATGCTCTTTTCACTACTGAACTTTTAATCGGCTGCATTCTTCGTGTTTAGAATGTCGCAGGAAACTTACAGGGAACTGATActcttccaacttttttttgaaagaagaaaagaatgggtTTGCCAGTAATAAGTGGGACGCTGCAAACCTTGTATTTCTCATAATCCTAGgaagaacattcaaaattAATGTGTGCATGGGAATGTATACGAAAGCATGGTAATTATTCCACTTCATTCCGTGTATTTGAAGAATGTTTGGATTAGGCGAGCGTTATGCAACAATTCAATGCTCCGGAAATTCCTGACTAAGGTGAACGGCAGGAAGAACGTCGGTTCCAATAAAGAAGAAAGTCTCCCCTTTGATACAGCACTACGGCACTTCACTGAATTCATTTTTACcccctttcttctttttattagaACAAAATTGACGGAATATTAAAACCAGCCACTACTTTACTCAATCCTCTACGCACCTGCAACACCATCAATAACATCAATTAAGACAATTATTTTGTCTTTGTGCAGGGAATAGGTGATCTCTCAAAAACCATACTATGCATTAGCCGCGATGTAAATAATGTAACCGAGTGTTCGAACAATCAACAGTAGCCCCGGACGATTGAGTTGCTATCAGTGTGGATTATGTCGACAAAGATCACTGATTCACTAAGTATTCACTCGTGCACAGTTACTACAGTCAGCTACAACCCCTTACGTGCTGAATCAGATCCTGTACACTTTAACATGAGGCAGATAGGTATTAAAAAACAATGTTAAAAATACCACACAGAAATGGACACAATAACTTCGCAACAGTAACCGTATCCCTTATTCGTCCCACTTCTGCTCCAATCCCAACTTTTCTGGtgaaatgagcagaaaattAAGGGGGCACAGAAGTGGAAACAACTGACAGAAATCAACCCATAATAAGGAGCTAGCAAtagatttgcaaaaaaatagaaatagctGATAccaacaaaaacataaaactCACCCATCACAGCTAGAAggcgaaaagaatttttgttcatcttGACGTTTAAGCATTGTCTTCGAGAATAGGGGAATGTTGGTAGGACGATGTTGCTGTGCGCGGTCCTAGAAAAAGAGTTTTCTAAGAATTCATAAATTCGCTGCGTAATGAATGTAAGGTGAAGTTGctcagaaaataaacaatacatTATTACTTACAAATACAATAGAACAATAAATATaacgataaataaaataaaaacaaactatACATCTGGCTAAAGCTGGATTTTCAGACTATTTATTGTAGTGTTCGCATCGTGCGCCCTCAAAgacaaataagaaataatattagtggcattttctgtaaaataagaattaagtttttcttttcctaacaaagctaatttccttttttttcaaattaagcATACGCGAAAGACTTCATAGTTTCCTCTCTAAAGACGTCAGTTCTGTATTTGCAGAgcattcaaacttgatttttcaCCTGTACTCCTTCTGTACCAATATAATACAAACACGGTCTGCAAgtactcgaaatatgggttttcttcctatttcccccaacagttatcacagaatgatgttttagcataaaatgatgtgaaagacatcttcctactgataaagataacgttccacgtcagatcatataaATTGTTCGCTACTTTCTAAACAGCGGATTttattcgtgtttccactttctgaggaaggcatgttaccaacctgaggcaaacgttCAAGGAGATAGacaggtgaaaagcaacgcgcgcagtGACCGCGGATATGAAGCGGCTGCAAGTTCTCATTTACTCTTTGCGACATGTACATACACGAGTTATTCCGCGATACTACCGCATCACGACACACCAATTCCATCCCGTTGGACCACATTTTACCGCTTTGCgacgtcggcgcaccaatcccaGGTCATGAGACTCATTCAACACCATTTTATAGATTTCTGGTGCCGAAGCAATCCGACGCCACGCGATCCGTCTCGCTCCTCTCGATACCCTTCTAGGGCTGATGCACTCTGATGCAATTTTATGCCATAGGATCCACCGCATCCCATTTCGTTTCTctgtgcttaaaggcagcataccacgaatctgaggttgtgcagatttcaggtggagtattcgtatacgggatgggagactacggtgAAGGAGGctaatccgtccatttccttctaattGCTGTAACAAAAccgcccagaagatgcggcgccgcatcttctgggcggTTTTGTTACACTGGCGcgaagactggcgcgctccaatcgaacctcttgtacaaaagggtgcgccaaaacgaatgaagccgtatcttccgggccgttttttacggcaattaggaagaaatggacggaatcacccccctctccgtagtctcccatcccgtatacgaatactccacgtgaaatccgtaccacctcagattcgtgaggtgatgcctttgatggATTTGACTACCCTCAACGTACTTGCTGGATCCTTTCTTTAAAGACTGAACACATGTGTGCAGACGGCTACTTAAATAGTAGTAAGCAGTTTACGTGATCCTCGTATCACCGTTATCTTTATCTGAATAGTGTTCACGTCAGTTCTCGTTTACTCGTGCGTTAACTGCTGAGTAGAACGAGGAAAAGTTTGTCTTcgaaatatgtaataatactACTAATTAATACTTCGAAATATGTTTTCAGATTGCTCAAAAAATCGAAAGGTTATAGACATGAAATCAAGCTTGACCATTCTCTAAATGAAGATTATTTAGACATTTATAGCAAAACGATTAAACGGAAGCCATCCATCAATGCATatgtttctttaaaaaagatcaaaataaGCTTCGTTCGAAAAGAAAGCACTTTTAATTCTCTGGCAGAAATTTACGGGAAGTGCTGCTGTTTTTAATTCGTATTCATAATTAAAGAGGAGCATCAGAAAAGTCTgtgtccggctttagccggatgtTGGAAGATGGGATCACATTAGCCTGTTTCACACGCTCTTTTCGAGATTATTAGGGATACCTGAGACAAACTATTGAACAAACACGACGATAATTTGGACATCGACAATTTGATAGTTATGTGCTGTATTCAAGTGGTACTTCTGCACTCACGTTCCTTTAGTCCCGCGCTACACATTAGACGAGTACAAACCTCAACTTCATTAACATTAAAAGTCCTGCacaatcatgatcatgatatataataacgggcttattccgtcacgtgtgtgtgtgtatgtgcatgtgtgtatgtgtatgtgtgtgtatgtgtatgtgtgtatgtgtatgtgtgtatgtgtgtatgtgtgtgtgtatgtgtgtatgtgtatgtgtgtatgtgtatgtgcgtatgtgtatgtgtatgtgcatgtgtgtgtgtatgtgtatgtgtgtatgtgtgtatgtctgtatatgtatgtgtgtatgtgtgtatgtgtgcatgtgtgcatttgtatgtgtgtatatgtatgtgtgtatgtgtgtatgtgtgcatgtgtgcatttgtatgtgtgtgtatgtgtgtatgtgcgttGCAACCACTTCACATCCATGGTCGCTGCAGGTGTTGCATTACACCTCTTGCCTCAACTTGGTgccatgccttcttcagaaagtggaagtaCCGACACAGATGGCTGCTTAAGTAGtacccaacagtttacatgatctgatgtggaactcatccttatcagtatgatgatgttgtttacgtcattttatgaaacatcattctgtgaaaACTATTCGTGGAAATCTGGAGGAATATCCAttcttcgagtaatgctttcaaatagtatctacattattctgacatcgaaggagtgtttgtagctgacggtcgaatattctccaaatgcagaattgacgcgtttagaaggaaaactccgtaaccTTCTGCCTTaattcataataaaaaaagagaaggaaagcgttgttaaaaaaacacaaatctaattttacagaaaacgccactactattaactttcattggtCAGTGAAAGGAAGCGAAGCTAAGACCACAGAAATtccgaagtccggctttagctggaCATTGAGACTGGTATCGATATAAGCTGCATACAATCGATCAATAGGGATAACGCCTTGGAACCACACATTTCACAATAATAATTGTCCAGTAGAAGAGCATCGAACAAACGTTTCACCCAACACACACAATCTGAGTGACTACTGCTTATCTAGAGGCTCTTGAAGGGGAGATCATTTCCAACATCACTAAAGCATCACTAGGTAGTAAATGTCACTTTTAAATCCTCCAAATTTAAATCCACTCAGATATCACAACTTAGCTACCATCTGCTGAACCCAGGTACATAAATAGCCCACTTCCGCTCGCTCATATTTATGCGCTCCTAAAGCTCACTGAAACATGAACACCGCAGATGACCTCAGCGGGGTGGTCCTGATTGGACGTGGTTTAGTGGCACACCTAGTCTGAGGTACACCTGCCTTGGTCTATCGACGGTCTCTTCAGGAGGCACTGATTCGGCTGTGGTTCCCCAACGATCGCCCCCATACATTCAAAGTATTCTGAGTTGCGCGCATAAACACGCAAGATCATATCGATTGACGCTTATTCGTAGTCAGCTGGCGCCACTACAGTGTTTTGCGTCATTTTTCCCATGtgcagacatttttttctgcttcgacCTTCGTTGTCCTTCCTGTTGTCTTTACATCCGCAAAGGTTCCTCATCACATAAGGACTGTTGGTCCTTATTGTCATTTCTTATGGTGTTTCCATCCAGAGAATCAGTGCcagtttcgtttttattttcccatCACGTCTCTTACACTTCATATTCGTTAGCCTCTGTacgtttcttttattttctcgaaaatagCGTTGAAGCGATCGGAGAAGCTTCTCGTAACTCTCCTTTTCCCTCTATAATTGATTCTAACCGGGCTTGGTGTGCCATCGATTTAACGTAGAAGCTATATATCTCTTATAGCCATGAATATAGGATCCAATGCCTATTTTCTGGTCCTACAAACTTTCTGCACAATGAATAGTGGGTGTTATGTTTGTATTGACTTGTACTGTTACTGTTAGTgggataaaatgtagttggggtggGGCACTCAGTCACGCTCTTATTTatagaagtaaataattaagtcAGTCGggaccctaagacctaagcattagtcatagatgatctatgacatgtaagctaaagttactaagagaaagaaGTAAGGTAGAGCGTACAGAAATAGGAGCGCGGTTGAGTACACCAGGTGCATTTTTCCCCTCTTAGCGCACTCACGtataaaaatgtttcttccaCTTATAATTTTAATCGCTTATAATGCTTTTATCTATATtacgtttaaaaaattaagggtACATATCAAGAACACCTGAGATGGAGGAGTACACACGTGAGCCTTGGTGGGCCAatttaaatgtttattttctttgcactCTACTTAAAATCTCCTTTTCAGTCCCTACCGAATTGGTGATGACTTGGGATCTGCCTTTGCAATGGGGCTGGTTGGTGGTTCGATTTTCCAGGCATTCTCGGGATATAAACATGCTGCTAGGGGTCAGAAAATGGTGGGTTCTACTACCCGTGTGTTCTGATAATCGACTTTTCATTCTAGAAACTTGTGATGTTCCCGATAATTGTTTTTCTCAAGTTGGTGTTTTACAGCTCGGTATGTTGCGAGAAGTAAGAATGCGCAGCACAATCACAGGAGTTCAATTCGCTGCCTGGGGAGGAATGTTTAGTACCATTGATTGCTGTCTTGTTGCAATCCGCAAGAAGGTAGTTGCTATTCCAGACATGACCGCCCCTTTTCAGTTCTCACTTATTTTATCTGCAGTTTTTAAAAGTGTTCTTTATTGCTCCTATTCAGGAAGATCCGTTTAACTCAATCGCTTCCGGAGGACTGACGGGTGCATTGCTTGCTATCCGCAGCGGTCCGAAAGTGATGGCTGGATCAGCCATACTTGGATCAGTGATATTGGCAATGATTGAGGGTGTGGGATTGATTACCACTCGATGGATGGGCTCCATGGTTGATCCTACCGCACCACCTGTAAGTTATGCGGCCTGCTTTTTGTTCTTAATTTGGCTGGACATacttttatgaatattttgttgATATCATGTAAGTGCTTCCGTTGTTGACTACtttaaattttcgttttcacGTTGAAGTTTGTCTGGTATTGTTTCTAAAGTGAGGATATGAAAATTCTggtgaaaatgtagttggggaccctcagtggcgcctttatttctcgacgctctaacttacttttttgagCTTAGTAACTTTGATTTACGTGTCATAGATCCCTTTATACTAATGCTTAGACGTTAGGGCGcagattgatttaattatttactttgaaaaataagggcgccacttaGTGCTCCCACTCCTCGCAACTGcattttacccgaaaattattttcggattttccttcatttttcttcaactttttttccacagcGCTTCTCAGAGTTTCTCGGATTAGACATAGGACAACGCTCTTTTGCccaaaagagagaagaagaactcTAACTATTCACTTGTATTGCAGCCTGAAGCTCTGGATGATCCCAGAAATCTACCTCCGTCGAAGAGTCATGCAGAACCTGGTCTGCAGGATACTCACACAACTATGCCATTTGGACTCCCTTCAGCGCTACCAAATCTGTCCTAAATAAGGAATGACtgcttttaaaacttttaaacCAACCAATTCTGCTTTGTTCACAACGGGAACTTATTGTTTTTCGGTGTGACTTTTGTTACTGACATGATGCTCCCACTTTCTATGTCCGAGTTCATCTTGAATTTTTGTCTACGTCATATTCCTCACCGATCTAGCTACGGAAAGCCGTACCCTCCACACGAAatatacttgtttttttttttctttcctagatAGTTGTTGTTCTGAACTACTTGTCTGTCGTTGTCGAGCTTTCGAGCCGCTTCCTTTGTTTGCTGttatttttgcagaagatGTTTGAGAAAGTTTAGTTGATTGTTATACAAATGCTTATG
Coding sequences within it:
- a CDS encoding hypothetical protein (NECATOR_CHRIV.G15168.T2) translates to MNSTSQYSSPKECRRAFVNLEALEGEIISNITKASLGYISRTPEMEEYTREPCPYRIGDDLGSAFAMGLVGGSIFQAFSGYKHAARGQKMLGMLREVRMRSTITGVQFAAWGGMFSTIDCCLVAIRKKEDPFNSIASGGLTGALLAIRSGPKVMAGSAILGSVILAMIEGVGLITTRWMGSMVDPTAPPPEALDDPRNLPPSKSHAEPGLQDTHTTMPFGLPSALPNLS
- a CDS encoding hypothetical protein (NECATOR_CHRIV.G15168.T3) is translated as MNIGSNAYFLVLQTFCTMNRYISRTPEMEEYTREPCPYRIGDDLGSAFAMGLVGGSIFQAFSGYKHAARGQKMLGMLREVRMRSTITGVQFAAWGGMFSTIDCCLVAIRKKEDPFNSIASGGLTGALLAIRSGPKVMAGSAILGSVILAMIEGVGLITTRWMGSMVDPTAPPPEALDDPRNLPPSKSHAEPGLQDTHTTMPFGLPSALPNLS
- a CDS encoding hypothetical protein (NECATOR_CHRIV.G15168.T1), producing MEEYTREPCPYRIGDDLGSAFAMGLVGGSIFQAFSGYKHAARGQKMLGMLREVRMRSTITGVQFAAWGGMFSTIDCCLVAIRKKEDPFNSIASGGLTGALLAIRSGPKVMAGSAILGSVILAMIEGVGLITTRWMGSMVDPTAPPPEALDDPRNLPPSKSHAEPGLQDTHTTMPFGLPSALPNLS